The following are encoded in a window of Sulfoacidibacillus ferrooxidans genomic DNA:
- a CDS encoding UPF0175 family protein, with protein MMSLNPSKFQVELPSELIPVLDQLGIGQTADERVIISIAIGLYTGHVVSLARAAEIAGQSLNQFIDVLRQRNISWANYGDEDLKDDTTFIKKLLGDSEPGNDQNRM; from the coding sequence ATGATGTCGCTTAACCCATCCAAGTTTCAAGTCGAACTTCCATCCGAGTTAATTCCCGTACTCGATCAGCTTGGCATCGGACAAACAGCTGATGAACGGGTCATTATTTCTATTGCTATTGGACTCTACACAGGCCATGTTGTTTCACTGGCAAGGGCTGCAGAAATTGCCGGACAATCCCTCAATCAATTCATCGATGTCTTGCGCCAACGAAATATTTCATGGGCCAACTATGGGGACGAAGATCTGAAAGACGACACAACGTTTATCAAAAAACTCTTGGGAGATTCGGAGCCGGGAAATGACCAGAATCGTATGTAA